One genomic window of Dama dama isolate Ldn47 chromosome 7, ASM3311817v1, whole genome shotgun sequence includes the following:
- the LOC133059149 gene encoding PRELI domain-containing protein 1, mitochondrial yields MVKYFLGQSVLRSSWDQVFAAFWQRYPNPYSKHVLTEDIVHREVTSDQKLLSRRLLTKTNRMPRWAERLFPANVAHSVYILEDSIVDPQNQTMTTFTWNINHARLMMVEERCVYRVNSDNSGWTEIRREAWVSSSLFGVSRAVQEFGLARFKSNVTKTMKGFEYILAKLQGEAPPKTLVETAKEAKEKAKETALAATEKAKDLASKAATKKQQQQQQFV; encoded by the coding sequence ATGGTGAAGTATTTCCTGGGCCAGAGCGTGCTACGGAGTTCCTGGGACCAAGTGTTCGCTGCCTTCTGGCAGAGGTACCCGAATCCCTATAGCAAACATGTCTTGACGGAAGACATAGTGCACCGAGAGGTGACCTCTGACCAGAAGCTCCTGTCCCGACGACTCCTGACCAAGACGAACAGGATGCCCCGCTGGGCTGAGCGACTGTTTCCTGCCAATGTTGCTCACTCAGTGTACATCCTGGAGGATTCTATTGTGGACCCACAAAACCAGACCATGACCACCTTCACCTGGAACATCAACCACGCCCGGCTGATGATGGTGGAGGAACGATGTGTTTACCGTGTGAACTCTGATAACAGCGGCTGGACCGAAATCCGCCGGGAAGCCTGGGTCTCCTCTAGCTTATTTGGTGTCTCCAGAGCTGTCCAGGAATTTGGTCTCGCGCGGTTCAAAAGCAACGTGACCAAGACTATGAAGGGTTTTGAATACATCTTGGCCAAGCTGCAAGGTGAGGCCCCTCCCAAAACCCTTGTTGAAACAGCTAAGGAAGCCAAGGAGAAGGCCAAGGAGACGGCACTGGCAGCTACGGAGAAGGCCAAGGACCTTGCCAGCAAGGCAGCCacgaagaagcagcagcagcagcagcagttcgtGTAG